Proteins encoded by one window of Taeniopygia guttata chromosome 1A, bTaeGut7.mat, whole genome shotgun sequence:
- the UCN3 gene encoding urocortin-3 — protein sequence MSHPRLLLLLILLGATGTGRALSLSNAASIFSCLNAALSEARQILPEENAVLEKRGSESPSLEEASEEDGDEEELGKRTFPGDSHYKHAPQGKGKTYQNRPKSDRRTKVTLSLDVPTNIMNILFNIAKAKNLRAKAAANAHLMAQIGRRK from the coding sequence ATGTCccaccccaggctgctgctgctcctcatcctgctcgGAGCCACCGGGACCGGCCGGGCCCTGAGCCTCTCCAACGCCGCCTCCATCTTCAGCTGCCTCAACGCCGCCCTGTCGGAAGCGCGGCAGATCCTTCCCGAGGAGAACGCCGTCCTGGAGAAGCGCGGCTCCGAGTCACCATCACTGGAGGAGGCATCTGAGGAGGATGGGGACGAGGAAGAGCTGGGGAAAAGGACATTCCCGGGGGACAGCCACTACAAACACGCGCCCCAGGGGAAGGGCAAGACCTACCAGAACCGGCCCAAGAGCGACCGGCGCACCAAGGTCACGCTGTCCCTTGATGTCCCCACCAACATCATGAACATCCTCTTCAACATCGCCAAGGCCAAGAACTTGCGGGCCAAGGCGGCGGCCAACGCCCACCTCATGGCCCAGATCGGGCGGAGGAAGTGA